A genomic window from Antedon mediterranea chromosome 4, ecAntMedi1.1, whole genome shotgun sequence includes:
- the LOC140047627 gene encoding uncharacterized protein has protein sequence MNDCLYTVTHKYLPSTVDEQFQTQFQKQASDEQKTKLLKPESDLPSLVSKQFEKLMVEEQKTKLKPVIDQMELIVDSTGGTLHLKDEDIKLEIQPGAIEEGKTVKISLENILEETDMPVFHPLESIISPIVKCGPEGTIFHKPCLLSFPHNAVNEEFWEFTLLFQKCSQDKWKKLTESNEKDINFTLKNGRCFINLIHFSGFAFMGRIRNVFHAKKSIKFGVFGKMIVNEYQLRVKFWMPEKQQEVDKEQAYQGEKLLEGGTVRSLYKDLEISVEIPNQEWRIVDKRKKIIPAEYLSFEISYEKFFLKRKNSSTNLLKAKLLLSQDSNFIPEVEVVCDIGTLVSSQSNVVPSRSNSVTVNPWQVRFNKLKHDLSLVYVGDKFLLLRCCLFDHIDLHHLTDPGSIAHYLFNKLHEKRYITPTNVSLLLDIAKVSDLNDVEILINQYVIDNKVPNTDEEKLSPYRSKLCEALKQFDQNTLNGVIAFYGLDSMRMQLPTIWDLVFHLERTGKLVEESERKIFAERLGTIANNILLTVLADE, from the exons atttaccAAGTCTTGTTAGTAAACAGTTTGAGAAACTAATGGTTGAAGAACAGAAAACAAAGCTTAAACCAGTGATTG ATCAAATGGAGTTAATTGTGGACTCTACAGGTGGAACTCTTCACCTTAAGGATGAAGACATCAAGTTGGAGATACAACCTGGAGCAATTGAAGAAGGAAAAACAGTTAAAATATCACTAGAAAATATTTTGGAGGAAACAGACATGCCTGTATTTCATCCACTTGAATCAATAATATCACCTATTGTTAAATGTGGACCAGAAGGCACCATCTTCCACAAGCCCTGTTTACTGTCATTTCCACACAATGCTGTAAATGAAGAGTTTTGGGAATTCACTTTACTTTTTCAAAAATGCTCTCAAGATAAATGGAAAAAACTGACAGAAAGTAATGAAAAGGACATCAATTTTACATTAAAGAATGGTCgatgttttataaatttaattcacTTCAGTGGTTTTGCATTTATGGGTCGAATAAGAAACGTTTTTCATGCTAAGAAAAGTATAAAATTTGGAGTCTTTGGAAAGATGATTGTAAATGAATATCAGCTTCGAGTAAAATTTTGGATGCCGGAAAAACAGCAG GAGGTTGATAAAGAACAAGCATACCAGGGAGAGAAACTTTTAGAAGGAGGTACAGTACGGTCTTTGTATAAAGACTTGGAAATAAGTGTTGAAATACCAAATCAAGAATGGAGAATAGTggataaaagaaaaaaa ATTATTCCTGCTGAATACCTATCGTTCGAAATATCATAtgagaaattttttttaaaaagaaagaattCATCCACAAATCTTCTAAAGGCAAAGTTATTGCTTTCACAAGATTCAAATTTTATTCCCGAAGTGGAAGTGGTTT GTGATATTGGAACATTGGTTTCAAGCCAAA GTAATGTTGTACCATCAAGATCAAATTCag TCACTGTAAATCCATGGCAAGTAAGGTTCAACAAGTTGAAACATGATCTTAGTCTAGTCTATGTTGGTGATAAATTTCTCTTACTGAGATGCTGTCTCTTTGACCACATAGATCTACATCACCTTACTGATCCAGGTAGCATCGCACATTACCTATTTAACAAACTCCATGAAAAGCGTTATATCACACCTACTAATGTCAGTCTATTGTTAGACATTGCTAAAGTATCAGATTTGAATGATGTTGAAATTCTTATAAATCAGTATGTGATTGACAACAAGGTTCCAAACACTGATGAAGAAAAACTTTCACCATACAGGTCAAAATTGTGTGAGGCATTGAAGCAATTTGACCAAAATACTTTAAATGGTGTAATTGCTTTCTATGGATTGGATTCAATGAGAATGCAATTGCCAACCATTTGGGATTTAGTGTTTCACCTGGAGAGAACTGGAAAATTAGTAGAAGAATCAGAAAGGAAGATTTTTGCTGAGCGTCTTGGAACAATTGCAAACAATATACTATTAACG GTACTTGCTGATGAATGA
- the LOC140047628 gene encoding uncharacterized protein, which produces MDNNIKLNSLFREVYKSSFSDLIVVGDFNYKSINWELNCVSSEDGDSSRSFFDTINDLFLIQHVMEPTRYREGETPNVLDLVFTDKENTINGIMQSPLLGKSDHMMLQFSLDLVRDDRIEPNIRSYRHGNYDLLREKIGLVDWDVVFNDKSGIQSWDEFEHILAKNIDECIPMRKVCHGRKPLWMNKKIEKQIAKKNKCWKQYVKAKRKQKVCVSAKWSKFVQVRNQTVDLIRCSKSDFENKIAIEIKSNEKSFWRYLSSQINIKSGIPNLTDSNGRHVSDDKDKAELLNTFFSSVFVDENFSNVPAIDDTSEDFLSQVDFPCDEILNILSTLNITKTAGPDGIHPRILVELQ; this is translated from the coding sequence ATGGATAATAATATCAAGCTGAACTCATTGTTCCGTGAAGTATATAAATCATCTTTTTCTGATTTAATCGTTGTCGGCGATTTTAACTATAAAAGTATTAACTGGGAATTAAATTGTGTGTCTTCGGAAGATGGAGATTCCAGCAGAAGTTTCTTTGACACCATCAACGAtctatttttaattcaacacGTTATGGAACCTACTAGATACAGAGAAGGCGAAACACCCAATGTTTTGGATCTGGTTTTTACAGACAAAGAGAATACTATAAATGGCATTATGCAGTCTCCACTACTGGGTAAAAGCGACCATATGATGTTACAATTTTCATTGGATCTTGTAAGAGATGACAGAATTGAACCAAATATTCGAAGTTACAGGCATGGTAACTATGATTTGCTGCGCGAGAAAATTGGTTTGGTAGATTGGGATGTGGTTTTCAATGACAAATCAGGTATTCAATCGTGGGACGAATTCGAGCATATTCTTGCGAAGAATATTGATGAGTGTATCCCGATGAGGAAGGTTTGCCACGGAAGAAAACCTCTTTGgatgaacaaaaaaattgaaaagcaGATTGCCAAAAAGAATAAATGTTGGAAACAGTATGTAAAGGCCaagagaaaacaaaaagtaTGTGTGTCAGCAAAATGGTCGAAGTTTGTCCAAGTAAGAAATCAAACAGTAGATCTGATTCGATGTAGTAAATCTGACTTCGAAAATAAAATAGCAATTGAGATCAAATCTAATGAAAAGTCTTTTTGGAGGTATCTCAGTTCTCAGATCAATATAAAGTCTGGTATACCCAACTTAACTGATAGTAATGGAAGGCATGTGTCTGATGACAAGGACAAGGCTGAGTTGCTAAACACGTTTTTTAGTAGTGTATTTGTCGATGAAAATTTTTCGAATGTACCGGCTATTGATGACACTTCAGAGGATTTTTTATCTCAAGTTGACTTTCCTTGTGACGAaatcttaaatattttatcaacgtTGAATATTACTAAAACAGCTGGACCTGATGGTATTCACCCACGCATCTTAGTCGAACTACAGTAA